The window AACGATGAGGCTCAACATGTTAGTAGCCAAATGTAAGACTCCCGCATGAAGCCATATGCAGGATATCATTCGCCATCCTTGAGCATCCTCTACCACAAGTTTTCGCTCAAGGCCTCCAAGTTTTTCCAGCCTGCACGTGGCAATTCGATTGTTCAATAAACATCTAGTCCGAGAATGCTCAGAAGCACAAGATTCCTATCAACAACTATGCTGCGGAGAAGAATGTACTAGGTATATCCGATATGACATTCTCCTCAAAATTTCATCTATTGCATCTGGGCATTTTGAATCCACTTTCGAGACGTTTTGTTGCCTAACTCCTGCCAAAACATCAGGCTAAATCGACTCTGTATACTCCTATGCCCATCCTTTGAATGGAAAACCGCTTTTCCAGTtgagcttttttttctttttgggctcTATGTTAGTAGAATTTAGGCTGGGTTTATCAATGAGATGAAATCTTTTTCAGCCCTCATACACCAACCTATCCTCAAGCTCTACCATATTATTGAAACTGTATGACAACCAATCGTTTCTTTTCCTTCACTGAACAAGCCAAAGCATTTGACTTCACAGAGAATTTCTATCCTTGAAACGTTCataacaagaaaatgaaaaaaaaaaaaaaattcctgacCCCTCGGTTGGCTTAGCAGAAGGGTTTAGAAATTAGAACTAATGTAGCACTTTGCTGTATCGAAAGAAATTAAAACAAGGGGAAGgtgaaaaagataaatgataGATCAGAAAATAGAGAGCCTTCTTACGTGATGAGGGAGGGGCCTAAGAAACGGTTCTCTTTCAATGGCTGAAAAGAGAACCTCCCTAGCAGAGGGTACAAGATGCAACCCTTAGGCTCCTTGCTGGGGCAGTTGTTGACGTACATCGTGTACACGAAGAGCCCAACGTTGACCAAGAAGATGAGCGGAACGAGCCAGGAGAACCACTGCTTCGGAGGCGGTGGTGGAGGAAAATGGTGATGGGCTGGACGTGGCATCTTGGTGCCCTTCTCTATGTCCAATGCTGGCAATGGTGACGAGGACGGCGAGGGGGACGCCGAGCTTTTCCCcatcgaggaggaggagggaatgGGTGCACGAGGCACCGACCCTTTTGACGGTGGTTTACGGGGTTGTTTTGATAGTTTTGATTCCGAGGAGGAAgcgaggaaggagggagggaaagagagagagagagagagagagagggagggagaagggTTGGATGGTGAAGAATGATCTTAGGTGTAATGGGAGTTAAGTTCGGTACTTTTCCCGCTAAGAAAAAGGGTTGCGTTGGTGAGATTATTAGATATGGTAACTGATGGTTGTAATTTTATGCGATCTAGGATGATTTAACATAATATAATTCATGACCATCTCATATGCAatcaaaagtttcaaacttcatAGTTCAAATTCAATTGCCCGCTTACTTCCCTTGTAATTTTGTTCCCAAGTATGATTGCTGACTTTTCTGATCTGTCAAAGTGTCCTTTTGATGGTAAGTAACTTGAGGATCAAGTGGCTAAACAGAGATTTGACTTTAGTTTCTTATATGGGAGAGTCGATTCTGCAGAAAGCACACAAAGCGCGGTGTTCTTGAGAAATTGCAGAATGACGAAGATTTTGCTTGTGGTCCTCCAATTTTTAAGAATGTATCGGAGACAGAGACGTgcctaaaaaaaatgagattgcATTTCAACTGATGCAAAACCCATGCGGAGAGGTAACATGCCAGTCTTATTGTTTTGATCTCATCCTTATTGACCGAAGCATTAGGCTGAAAATCAGCTCATCAACCCTGCTCAATACAAACCACCACCAGCCCACCTAGAGAACCTAACCAAGTAGCACATGTGCAAGCAAATTCTACTACATTGCAGACGAGGATGCTGATTCCAAATAGCCGCCACAATGGTTGAAACCGAACCAAACGTTATTCGGGATGAAAGTGTTGTAGTAAAAAGTCACAGCCTTTGTGTAATAGCCATAGACAGTCACGCTTTCGGGTTTCCACCCGTCATATCCACTCCGGTAGAGGTAGATGTAGCAGACTTGGTATGTGCAGGGTCCATATATGTCGAACGTATCCGTGGAGCATCGCTCGAATGTATGGGTCGACGGATCGTCCAACCTAGGCGCATAAACCTGGCCAGCCACATCAATATGAAACGCAGAAGTTAGATTTCATCTAGCTAAAGTAGTACCatttcaaatagaaaaagaaaacagggtTTGCATCCGTCGGCTAGAATTACAAATGGTAAAGATATACCCAATTATCAAGATATGGAACTTCTTGATTTATGGGCTGTGACTATTTTGATTAGCTAACCAAAATACCTTGGAGCACACATCTGATCAAGCAGTTTACCTGATTTCCATATGCATCGCCAAACGAGAGGCTGATCTGGTCGCGAGTATACGAAGTGGAAGAGCAGCTCGTCCTTATTTTCACCGTGTATGAACAGCTGTTCCCATTCTGAAATGCGACACCTCAGACTTACTTCCAACACAAAGTGATTTTCAAGCAAGAAATATGAGTCTCCCaaagaaagaacgaaaaaaGGGGGAGGACAGGACAACTCCAGCCTTAATCCCAAACAAAATAGGAACTTCCATCAGATACTCTAGAAATCTGAGTTGCTCAAATTCCTAGCAAATTGCAGAcccacatctctctctctccctcggaaATAGCTTTATCAAAAGCTGTTGGATTCATTCGTAAAAACAACATGGATCGGAGAGATGTTCATACCTGAGTGCTATTGATCTTGAAGGATTTGAGGGCATGAGGGACTGATCCCGACCCATCTGAAGCGAAGTTTCTGCCATGGCAAAGAATCGAGAGCAGCgcgaaacagaggaggaaagtcagAACCTGGCTCATCTCTTTTGCTTTACCCTTGAGCTTGAAGACCCGTGAGGAGGCAGAGCTCTCGATCTTTGAATTATATGGACTTTCGAGTCGGATGATTTTTTAACCTTTCTGGTCGATGTCAGAAGAGTCAATCTGTAATCCGTCTCTACAGCTAAGGAACTCGGTTGTTTATAAGGAGAAACGAGAAATCTTGGTCATTGATTAACAAGATTCCAAGAAGACATTCGCTGGCTCCATTATCATAATCAACATTCCATTTCAGCCGCATGGAGGAGCGCTATCTCCCTCGGCCACCTTCCTCCTTTGTCACGGACCGACCGATGGCCCTTCTTTGCTTGCCACTTTATCGTGAATGGGGAGGGCCCAAAAGGCCCAAGCTGCAGACTTTTCTTCATTTCATGTGTCTGTCGATGTcggataaagaaggaaaaatcaagTAAAGTTTGACATCAGatgcttgatgataagttcgATTCCATCAGATTGCTGTTTATGTAAGGGTCGACCTCTGGCCCCCCTCACAATGATGATATAATCCGTCTTTGGGCCGCAACCACACTGTCATTGccctcacggttttgttcttttggtttCGCCTGAAAAATACCTCATTGCGAGTTAAGATTGGTGTCATATCTTATAAGGCACGTCACTTTACTGTCCCCAGGCGATGTAGGATTCGATTCATTTATATCCATTTTGCCATCCTCGAGGTAGAGTTGCACTCCCATCCCTCATAAGACCGGATCGATTCAATTCATTCATATCTTCTTTATCATTGTGACATGCCAACAAGCATGTGGCATGATACAACTATGATATGGAAATTTAATTGTCAAAATGGTAAAATCTAGTTATGACACATGGAGCATATATTTACGCAATAGATGTTTGGACAAGTTCAAGCCTTCCTTGGGTCATTGCAAATtttgatccctaatttttttttaatatttggaaATAAATCAAATTCGGATGTGGCTTTTTTGTAGAATGTGGAATTGGATCAACTAACAAAACCTATTATTAGGATTGCACAATCAtctatatttgaattttacaaGTACaatttaatttgtaatttggttaaattaaaagaataagtCTCAAGAAACTCtagcaaataaaaatataaaacttgaaatttcaaaggataataacaaaaatgatctctaaactttagcCCAATATGTAATGTTGTCTTTGACCTTTTAATATATTCAATGTAGTTCCAGAATTATAACCCAATGTATAATatggtttttgaacttttaatttgttcattgtGTTCCTTagaacaatattgaatatttgccTGTAGTTCAACAACTAAAACATGTAGCAAAAATCTAAAGATTGCatagaaaaaatttaagatttaggGACTATACTGCACATTAGGTAACGGTTTTTATGAGTcatattgaatcaaaattcatgaatcatttttgttattttctcaaatctcaaaatagaaagaggtcatttttcaccaaaaaaaaaaaaaaaagaggttattTTCACCAACACTCAAATCTCAAAAATACATCGGTGAAATCATGCCCCATCACTGCGGCCATACTGGTGGTCACACAAGGCATGTAATCACCTTCGGAGGAAATCAACAAAGATTGCGACCTCCATCGCCACGATTCCTTCGCTCTCTCCGTGCCCCTATAATTGAAATTAGAATCGGACGCTACCCACCACCGCGTCCATGGTGGTTCTCGCAACCATTGATCTAGGGTCGCACGAGGCAGGAGACCTCATATTTCAAGGTCGTGACCTCCATAGCTGCAAGTCACAACTTTGGCATgcgcatagagagagagagagagaggagctgaGCGGGCGAGGGGTTGGTGTCGCGGACGAATGGAGGCACGACGGCAAGGGCTTTTGGgagcggcggcggtcggccaTAGTGATGCGATTCCGGTTCGATCTCTCATTTCATATGCCCAGACATTATGGGGAAGAAGACATGATCAAACATGGAAGCAAAAGATGGAGAAAAACAGCACACATATCAACCGTCCAAATTTAATGATTAAGGTCGGAAATATTTGGTTTAGCTTTCCGTCGTCCAAACAATCGGAAAGGAATATTAATTGATCGAACGGGACAAACGGGCATAGGTCAAATTGCGTCACTGAACACGCAATCCTATGATGGACGGCTTGTCGGGAAAGCTTTCAGAAAGGCCTAGAACTTGATTGATCTTGGAATAAGCTAGGAATCGCCAGATGGTGCAAAGCCATTGGCTGCTTCCAACCATCTCCCTCAACCTAATCCTCGGTCTTCTAGAAGTCCAAGAACGGTAGACCGTTGACTGGCCTTAAGGGTTCTCTGCCTTTGTTTCGTTCGCTATTGCGTGCGGTGCATTGAAGGAGGAGGACAAAAACCCAACACCTACAATTACTCACGCCCCACCACTTTCTGTCGCCCTTTTCAGTTTGgcaagagagagggaaagagggagggagagatgcCCACGTCTGCTCTTCAATCCCCCCACGCCTCCAACTTTTACCTAAAACCCACCTAACCCCTCCCCTCGCACACTCCCCAAATCCATGCAACTGCCAAAGTTAGTAGCTTCGTCTAATTTTTCGTCCCGGACCTCAGCGTTAGAATGGAAAAAGGACTACGGAGCAGGACACTGCAAGGATGGTAAAACCGGTGAATCGAGCAAGCGTCTTAAAACTCTTTTTACATGtcatattgtttttttttttttgggtaaaaccCGCCTAACCCCTCACCCATACATTCCCCAAATCCTTGCAACTCCACGAGGATTTGGAAATTACCGCTCATGTCACGTAATTTTTCGTCCCGAACCTCGACACTAGGATGGGAAAAGGGTTTCGGAATAGGCCTCGTGTCAGACACTGAAAGGATGGTCGAGATATTGATCTTTCCCCGTGACCTGGTTTCACCGAGCCAACGTCTTAAAACTCTTTTTTTATATGGTATGTAAAGTATGGGAGAGTCTAGAGTTTCTCCTTTTAGGGATGTCTGTGTTGCATTAATCGACCTCTGCCTTTCCCGGTCCAACCGAGGTTGTCGAGAAAGGGAAAGCAGAGAGACTTTCCTAGACTTTTCCACGGGTGGAGTGGAGCAGACAACAGACCCTGCCCTGCATATAAATACGCGCCCCACCTCCCTCCCCTGTTCACGCCTCCCGTCACATGCAACGGATTCAACTTTGTCCTCACTCTCTGGCGCCTTCCCCCCCCCATCATCATCGTCCTCACCGCTGCAGTCGTCATCATCTTCTGCGATGAACTCGCCGAGTCTGGTCTTAGCGACGACAGCCATGGCCGCCGTCTCCAGCACCGTCCTGTTCCTTGCTTTTTCCTGGCACAAACCCCCCTTACCTCACGAAGAGCCTCATCCCCCCGAGCAAGTTCTGCGATCCTGCTTACGTTCAGGTACTTGGGTTCGTGTTCCTTCGTGTTCTTGGGTgggaagttgtttctttttctctatctcACGGTTCTGCAAATGGCTCTTGCCCGTGGCTTCTTTCCCTCGGttttttccaatgaaaaaaACAAGATTGGCACTAGGGTCTCGTCTCACATCGTCTGTTTCGCTTGGCagatggaaaaaagaaggaaagaaatgagaagaagaagaagaaggtgcgATTTGCCGACGACGTGAAGGAGCCGAGAGGAAATGGGGACGAGTtcaggatgaagatgaagatgaaggagatcAGAAAATCAAGTCCTGTCGAAAGAAGTTGCAGGAGCGAAATTCCTGAAATTCCTGCGAACAGAGTCGCCCTGTACAATGGAATCCTCAGGGATCGAGCCAACCGGATGGAGTGCTCGCACTGATCAAATTTAGTTCAATCACTTCAATCACTTTCCCCCTTACTTTTCACTTCTGGGTGGATAAAGTTCTTTGATTTTCACGTTTTTCCCCTGTTCGCCTGTGTGGTAAAACAAATGTGTGGCTctcaaaacagagaaaaaaaaggggtaaGAGGTTTTCGTGCTCCTCCTGTGGAAAGAAAAGATCTGGGCCTTTTATGTGGATGTAAATAATATTTGCGACGGCTTTGAAAATGAAGATTGTTGTCCTTGTTATTACCTTAATTTGTCGCTATCGAGTTCATATGAATTCCTAGACTTCTTCTCCAACTCCCCATCAGATCAGAGCTTCCATCACATCCACTTAACTAAAGTTGTTCAGATGGTTCTGGAACAGAAATCAAAAGTATGATCTGATTTATCAACAGAACTAATCAGCATCGACCGCTAAATCTCGATTTAGCTTACGTACGAATATAATATGATCTTGGAATGTAGATATGTAATTAAATGAAGCGGTACGTGAACTATACCGAGAACTTAGTTCATTTGTCGTGCTGCTGCTGAAGAAATAGTACAGCGATGTCAGTATCGCTGTGTAGAATGCAccacacattttttttatggactATATGTAACTTTGATAATGCGAAGAGAGGTCCGTAGTCCATGCATATCTCCCCATCTCCCAAAGTACATAGCTGGCTGGCAAGTTGGGCAATTTGGAGGTGACCTGAATGGAGCTGATGGTGATGGACCACAgtgagaaagaggagagaaagcTGGAAGAACCTCGTGAGAAGTTGCAGCTCACCAGCTTTTGCCCATGTAAGGCCAATCAATGTGTGTTGCGAGTTGGATATCAAGCCATCTATTTTGACCATTTCTCCTTCTAGGCGGCTTATTTGAATGTTGTAGTCTAACGGTTCGAGGTCCATGCACCGCACCTCGAGCTATTGGGAGCCAAACTCCACGTGAGACCCATCTGATTTGATGGCGCACCTACCTTGTTCCGTACCAAAATTATGGCCTTCAGTCGTAGAGAAAAGATCAAACATCTCCGAAGTTGCAAGCTCCTTGATTTATTTCCGCTCTATTATCTAGAGCCATAGGCATGTAGTAATAGACTTATACCCATTGCTTCAAAATGTTAATGAATTGAAGCCAAGACCCATGTACATTTAAGATTACTACAAAATATCATATTAAAACGTTGAAATTGGGAAATCAATCTATGGAGATTATTCGAGTTGTTGAGAATTTGTTGACGCGTTTTCTTCTATTGAACAATCAACCTACGTTTGAGTCATCTTTTACCTGTCTCCATCAAGTCCACCTCTCAAATGAATTCTAAAGGTAGATTCTTTCAAATCGATTTGGTGTTTTCTAGATGGTGATTATATTTCCGGACGCTCCTGATAAGACTTGAATCCAACATCGAAATTAGATCAGGAAAATGTCTAGTCATTTTCGTAACCCGTGGCCGAACCGATTCATCGACTGAAGGTATAAGGATCATAATTGAGACATTTGTCAAGTGTTCATGCGAGCAGCTCAAGCCCGTCGATTACAAGCGTGAATATTTTTGGGTTCtacatctctttttctttttcttttattaaattttgtgttttgGATGAGGACATCTGTATTTTAACAGCACTATGTCCAATTTTAAATTCCGTTCTGTACCCTTTTCTTTGGAGCCATCAAGGAAGTTCCACCGAAGAGAAAGGTCGTAGTCAATTAATTTAAGGGCAACGGTCCAAGCATCTGTCctcggacaaaaaaaaattatgttgaaTTAGTGGTGATTCATGGTGCTTATTATATATCAAATCAATGGTCCCATAGGTTTTTGCGGGATCGGTCTCGTATAAAATATGGGCTATTGGATTTAAAAGCTGAATAATTTCATgggttaatattttgaaatcttaaattggtatacatgtgacaaatttatcaaaaactaattttttgataatgaaaaatcccaaattaatacacattaacaaatatacccaaaactaatttattcgaccatcaaaaaccccaaaatagcatatttgtgataaatatactcTCAAttcaattggattaataccataaaaaataataaaaactgtaCAACTGTGACAtacaaaaagtaaaatttcaaaCCGCTATACTAGTAAACTGCCATGTATCattaaatttagtaatttaataataaaattaaacaaaaactaataaatgataaatttatcacaagtgtatcggtttgtgataaatttgtaaaaaaatgtaccgatttggggtttttggtggtcaaaaaattaatttaggataaatttgttacatgtgtaccagtttggaattttttagtgtattaaccctaatttcatcaatcaaatcaatttttaaaaatgtaccCCATAAAGTGCCGTAATTTGTTGACATTTAAGGaagtggaaaacgttttccatatcttctttcacctcaccaattttcaccaaaaacattttctttttatttttatgtttttttttcttttccatttttttcccttcttccttggCCATAAAGCCTCGCCACTGGCTGATGAGACCCGAGCTCTCCAGACACCGATGGCACTCAAGCCTTGCCTAACTTGCCCGATTTGTCTcaagcgagctcaagctcaccgaCCTTGGTGAAGCTTGGGCTTCCTTGGATTAGTCGAGCCTCAAGTTCATTGACTTGCGTCTTGGTTGGTCGCCAAGCTGTCGGCCATCGTCAAGGTACGCGGCCAACgaaggaaggaagaggaagaaggagaaaggaaaagaaacacaaagaaaaaaagaaaaatttaaagtaacaacagttctatttttttataaaataaaaataaatttaggatttaaaaaatatatatgaagataaaaaaaatcgatgtttttggtaatttttctaagaaaatcaaattagataccGAAAGGTGGAAAATATCTTCTAACTTGATTTTAAGTTTCAATCGAACACCGAAAAACATTGtaatttttctggaaaatataaaTGGCTTtctcgaaaatatttttcataaacgTGAAATTTTTCATGCCACGAAGAGAGCCTTAATCAACGAAACTTATGACGATGAATGATTGTTGCTTTTGAATAAGCTCCATTGATTACAAATTTGACAGAAACACTGCTATCATTTAGGTAACTTTGCtgcaaaaagagaaatagaaagttacaataaatttagacaGAAGTCACAATCATGAAAACCGACATGCTTGCAAAAGCTTGTGGTAATTTGATATCTCCAAAGGTAGAACATACGATTATTGAGGACAATTATTGATTAGAAGTTCTATCTCTTAAGATAATGTAAGGTACATTACCATCCCGTTGACTAATTACTAAGTGACAGGAATTTCTTGTTACGAACCATGTAGCTGGATTACtacataaaaaaaggaaagtactAAACCAGTCGAGCAAAATTACAACGTGGCAAGACAATTACTTAGTAATTCCATCGTCGACATATGAAATATAAAAGGGAAGTACCCCGTTAGGACTAAttaggaaaattacttattaCTGGATAATTACTTATGGCAACGTCCTCAACTTAAACGAAtgctactatttttttttatttatttatgaattttaactaatttaatAAGGGCAGTCAAATTATTATGAGTTTAGCTAATTTACCGTGGCTTTAGTTCCTTTAACAAGTGTGCGTTGTATTTCTTTACAATGCTATTAGGAACTtaataattgtaaaatttttatttaattgaactaGTTTTCATGTACTTGCGCGATATGCGCACAATTAAATTTTATCCCTTGTACAGCATTaacaaaattcataattttaacTGCACGAAAAGTActtattctctttttataactataatatttttttcctgaagtagaaaattattaaatgagcatttcattaatttatcgATAAttggaaatggaattttttaaaaattcaataaataaatgattaaaatggAGATAAGCATTTTAAATTCGTTACGAAGAGTGCAGGATGAGGTTGAATCCACCGTAAGACAATTAAGTAATTTTTCTAAGTGCACTTTTTATAATAGAAAGCGAGTGGTAAATTTCTTGATTTacctttttgtcatttttcctagGTTAAATTTACccatttttcctctctctctctctctctctctatttgttTTATAAATACGAAAATAAGTGTAAAGTGGGgtttaatggaaaatacaaaagtgAGATAAAAGGGGTTTTTCTTActttaaataggcaaatgataataataattttttaataacataTCCTGTTCAGGTTTTAGCGTGGGGTTGCGTTCCCCAATAGCAGTACAGCACACAAGAAGAGCCGACCGAGAATCCAAGAGCCCATCTGCGTTAGGTGATCAGAACtgaggaaaaaaagacaagggaaggagaaggaaacgAAGAGAAAGAATCACTGGGACAGTTTCAGAGGTGGGTATCTTTCCATCTCACCCTTTGAATTcctcaaatatatatataaaatatttttttctgttgattTGTTCCTCTGTTTTCTGGGTTTTTGATTCTCTGTCAGGCCTCTGTGATCGCTCTTTCCTGGGTACATAAGGCAATCAGCTCCAGTTTCCGGGTCTTTCTATGACGTATTTCATGCATGGGGTAATTTTCCCACTTCAAAGTTTCAGTTTTGGAAATTGGGTTTGTAtaaagtttcttccttttctggaTGAATGATCGAGAACTGTGTTCGGGGTGTGAGTTTTAACGGGTAATCTGTTTTATTATTGGGGGTTTTTGAGGGTTCCTTGTTTGGGGGAGTGGATGAAGAGAATCTGGCCGGCCTGATTTAATCAGTGGTAGTGGGTGTTCTTTGTATGCATAGCTCTCAAAGAAGTTATTTGTTAATCATGGGATGGAGATCAAGAGATTGCAATGTACTGATCGCATTCTTGCTGCCTCAATTGCCGACGAATTTGATGAGTGAATTTTCTGTTCCCGCGTGGGTATTTGCTCTGAAAGTTGTGAATTCTTTGTGGTCGGTGGAACAAATTTACTTGAGCTCACAAGTTGTTTGGTATTAGTGGTCCCGTGGCACTTCATGCTGCATATGAATCTTgaggtctttttctttttcttttttgggttgtGCGTCCATCCAGACTTTCATGAGAGGAGGTGTTCCCGAGAAGTAGGGATATTCTCTGTTTCTTTCATTACTCGGTTTCTAGTGATCATTAGATGTGAGAGGCGATGCTGTTCTGACCAGTGATGTTCTTAGCATATGGTTTATCCTTGCTCAGAGAGAATGCGATGCTTTTGTGATATTTGGAAAATGCATTCTATGGAAGAAGTatggaattatttattttgtaattcaatctctctttttcGCCATTATAAAAGAGTGTAGATGATGTCACGTCATAGCAAGGTTACCGGGTTATGATCAGGATGTTTGTCTTTCCATGGCAAGTAGGAATTCTTACTGTGAGCTAAGCCTTATCTTATGGAAAGGGTTGCTGAATATAGGCACTGTACATAACTTCTTCTgggaggtttttctttttcttgtatgCTGCTGATGATTTAGATGTCATGCTTTTTCACTGACGA of the Eucalyptus grandis isolate ANBG69807.140 chromosome 10, ASM1654582v1, whole genome shotgun sequence genome contains:
- the LOC104423177 gene encoding uncharacterized protein LOC104423177: MNSPSLVLATTAMAAVSSTVLFLAFSWHKPPLPHEEPHPPEQVLRSCLRSDGKKKERNEKKKKKVRFADDVKEPRGNGDEFRMKMKMKEIRKSSPVERSCRSEIPEIPANRVALYNGILRDRANRMECSH
- the LOC104423176 gene encoding embryo-specific protein ATS3B; this encodes MSQVLTFLLCFALLSILCHGRNFASDGSGSVPHALKSFKINSTQNGNSCSYTVKIRTSCSSTSYTRDQISLSFGDAYGNQVYAPRLDDPSTHTFERCSTDTFDIYGPCTYQVCYIYLYRSGYDGWKPESVTVYGYYTKAVTFYYNTFIPNNVWFGFNHCGGYLESASSSAM